From one Plasmodium malariae genome assembly, chromosome: 12 genomic stretch:
- the PmUG01_12061400 gene encoding AP-1 complex subunit gamma, putative, producing the protein MSVKLRELIRSIRNCKTAAEERSVVAKECALIRTAFKEEDNIYRHRNVAKLLFINMLGYPTYFGQIECLKLIASNKFTFKRIGYLGLTILLDENTDILMLVTNSIKNDLRNSNQYINGLALCALGNIANSEMCSSLRHEIVEMMNINNPYIKKKAVMCAIRILKKTNDIEELFIEKISNLLDDRNHGVLSAGVTLMLTLIEKNPQYKHILRVYTSKIVKILKSCVMSGYSHGAEYDIYGINDPFLQVKILKLLKYLNCEGTGRSGNSNKQNRGSINNRNDECDKNQSSKNFTSDEFMTRQDVHAHTEGKVTNMEGTYHDVNSNINNNSNISDSYNSNRNNNISNNNISNNNNSNVSNSNVSNSNVSNSLYDMDEVNSVLAQVATNTDSLKNVGNAILYECVKTITYISSDPGLLVLAVNVLGKFLQNNDNNIRYVGLCTLQKLLKKDPKTLHIYRNTIIECLKDQDISIRKKALDVAFALITKDSLKVMIKELLNYLLVADMEIKSDIVSNICVAVNKYAPNVQYLLDTYIKLFCLAGNFIQDHIKDDFIYYLLQNPEFHSYVVFKIFFSIKENIDQYALIQVGIWCIGELGDILIQEKNIGPDEEVITVTHDDVFNLLEKIVKTYERNGIKELHNINIKDPIHNIIYNKSLNILEDNSNIGNNSNSNSNRNRSNNSNSNIHSSNNNIRISSCGGSANTNAFICCNINENANNDDNNIIMQYILMCLNKLTVRFPTQKNKIEKIIQRYKKNKCIEIQQRACEFHAFMNPQWDDIREDILLRIPPCTKKVNRRKNTNQEDVDPLYNDTVIDSSNKQNAPTDVPNDAQSNNSAYVDLLDLDDVLGIQSTVSKNDDPNNFRSTNCISNINNFSSSREHTTFLMKDNNIDMNKTSNPDSNLNINDSHFNKVDTLNISDTFKINNSPTKDNPTIDNIVSCDSIQKIENNSELVHKKNEDILADLFGSISIDQPKDNMQNGSSQNGNNSVNLLDDIQTVEHGDILNLNLIDDKSEKKKVLIQPMKIYDKNNIEMSFHFEKEDLDSENTIIKATYSNKSSSLISSFIFEAVVPNYVKMEILAASSRELLPFKENIIKQDLKIVNKLFKKKPVLMKVRISYTKNNENFQDFINIGNFPDAL; encoded by the exons ATGTCAGTAAAACTTAGAGAACTTATTCGAAGCATTCGAAACTGCAAAACCGCGGCAGAGGAAAGATCAGTTGTTGCTAAGGAGTGCGCTCTGATTAGAACAGCTTTTAAGGAAGAGGACAATATTTATAGACACAGAAATGTAGCtaaattgttatttataaatatgctAGGATACCCTACATATTTTGGTCAGATAGAATGCTTAAAATTGATAGCTTCAAATAAATTTACGTTTAAAAGAATAGGATATTTAGGGTTAACCATTTTGTTAGATGAAAATACGGATATTTTAATGTTAGTAACAAACTCTATTAAGAATGATTTAAGAAATAGTAATCAGTATATTAATGGACTAGCTTTATGTGCATTAGGAAATATTGCGAATAGTGAAATGTGCTCTTCTTTAAGACATGAAATTGTTGAAATGATGAATATTAACAAtccatatattaaaaagaaagcTGTTATGTGTGCAATAcgtatattaaagaaaacaAATGATATTGAAGAGTTATTCattgaaaaaattagtaatcTGTTAGATGATAGAAACCATGGGGTTTTAAGTGCAGGTGTAACATTAATGTTAacattaatagaaaaaaatccACAGTATAAACATATCTTAAGAGTATATACTAGTAAAAttgtgaaaattttaaaaagttgtGTCATGTCAGGTTATTCACATGGAGCtgaatatgatatatatggTATTAATGATCCTTTTCTTCaagtgaaaattttaaaattgttaaaatatttgaattgTGAGGGTACAGGACGTAGTGGTAATTCCAATAAGCAGAACAGAGGATCTATAAATAACAGAAATGATGAATGTGACAAAAATCAGTCGAGTAAGAATTTCACATCTGATGAATTCATGACAAGACAGGACGTGCATGCACACACGGAGGGGAAGGTTACAAACATGGAGGGTACATATCATGACgttaatagtaatataaataataatagtaatattagtgatagttataatagtaataggaataataatattagtaataataatattagtaataataataatagtaatgttAGTAATAGTAATGTTAGTAATAGTAATGTTAGTAATAGTTTATACGATATGGACGAAGTGAATTCAGTGTTAGCGCAAGTAGCAACAAACACCGATTCTTTGAAAAACGTTGGTAACGCAATATTATACGAATGTGTTAAAACTATTACGTACATTTCGTCAGATCCTGGTTTGTTAGTACTAGCTGTAAATGTGCTaggaaaatttttacaaaataatgaCAACAATATAAGGTATGTTGGATTATGTACTTTAcagaaattattaaaaaaggatcCAAAAacattacacatatatagaaatacTATAATAGAATGTCTAAAAGATCAAGATATAAGTATAAGGAAAAAAGCATTAGATGTTGCCTTTGCACTTATAACAAAAGATTCATTAAAAGTTATGATTAAAGAATTGTTAAATTACTTACTAGTTGCTGatatggaaataaaaagtgatattgtttctaatatatgtgtagctgtaaataaatatgcacCTAATGTGCAGTATTTGTtggatacatatataaaactatTTTGTCTAGCTGGAAATTTTATACAAGATCATATTAAAGAcgattttatttattacctATTACAAAATCCAGAGTTCCACTCATATGtcgtttttaaaatatttttttcaataaaagaaaatatagatCAATATGCATTAATACAAGTTGGCATATGGTGTATTGGTGAATTAGGAGACATATTAATACAAGAAAAGAATATCGGACCCGATGAAGAAGTTATTACCGTAACTCATGATgatgtatttaatttattagaaaaaattgtaaagaCGTATGAACGAAACGGAATTAAAGAActtcataatattaatataaaagacccaatccataatattatatataataaatctCTGAACATCTTAGAGGATAATTCTAACATCGGTAATAACAGcaacagtaacagtaataggAACAGAagtaataacagtaatagtaatattcatagcagtaataataatattcgtATTAGTAGCTGCGGTGGGAGTGCTAACACAAATGCCTTCATATGTTGTAATATTAACGAAAATGCAAATAACGACGataacaatattattatgcaGTATATATTGATGTGCTTAAATAAGTTGACTGTAAGATTTCCaactcaaaaaaataaaatagaaaaaattatacaaagatataaaaaaaataaatgtatagaaATACAACAAAGAGCTTGTGAATTTCATGCATTCATGAATCCACAGTGGGATGATATTAGGGAAGACATCCTATTACGTATACCTCCATGTACTAAAAAAGTTAACAGAAGGAAAAATACAAATCAAGAAGATGTAGATCCATTATATAATGATACAGTCATTGATAGTtctaataaacaaaatgcGCCTACTGATGTACCGAATGATGCTCAGTCTAATAATAGTGCCTACGTCGACTTACTAGATCTTGATGATGTTCTGGGAATACAAAGTACCGTTAGCAAAAATGATGATCCAAACAATTTTAGAAGCACAAACTGTATTAGTAACATTAACAATTTTAGCAGCAGCAGGGAACATACTACTTTTCTCATGAAGGATAACAATATAGATATGAATAAGACATCCAATCCAGATAGTAACCTGAACATAAATGATTCACATTTTAACAAGGTAGACACATTAAATATTAGTGATACgttcaaaataaataactctCCTACAAAGGATAATCCTACCATAGATAATATTGTCTCGTGTGACTCTATTCAAAAAATTGAGAATAATTCTGAACttgtgcataaaaaaaatgaagatattTTGGCAGACCTTTTCGGAAGCATTTCAATTGATCAGCCCAAAGATAATATGCAAAATGGCTCAAGCCAAAACG GCAATAACTCCGTAAACCTTTTGGACGATATACAAACTGTGGAGCACGGCGATATTCTAAAC CTAAACTTAATTGATGACAAAtcagagaaaaagaaagttCTAATACAACCAATGAAAATATacgataaaaataatattgagATGAGCTTTCACTTTGAAAAGGAAGACTTAGACTCAGAAAACACCATTATCAAAGCTACCTATTCTAATAAATCAAGCTCGTTAATATCGTCCTTCATCTTTGAG gcCGTTGTTCCCAATTACGTGAAGATGGAAATATTGGCAGCATCCTCCAGAGAACTGCTGccttttaaagaaaatataattaaacaagATTTGAAAATTGTTAATAAGCTCTTTAAAAAGAAACCTGTACTTATGAAAGTTAGGATATCATATACCAAGAACAACGAGAATTTTCAGgatttcattaatataggCAATTTTCCGGATgctttataa
- the PmUG01_12061300 gene encoding ferlin, putative, with the protein MRTISVGFTIYEAQKLEVDDKTLLDPLVVVRCCNKEYESHIWDRIILSEIEWNVAKIEFEIQSANIFLRNDIIGVISFELKLIKNKKNHEIYGTYPILYKNGTEIRGQLRLKVIVCDEKEYITNNEIFNDLTQGDNKYNNISENDEDFYTDLTKAVVEENNITLRDNTSTRFYYLYVNIHKIEDIYVDINKKKYRDLYITCDFNGCHLKSSQGRNCTNYTFNECFKIPIATPILEDSIVIKIWDWNFLTNDELLAIGVLSFNQIKNKSISPTWLNLYGFHKDEINLENISSYELCNDFSLSLEGNYYLGRICISSYVERINNFDNLNIAMTQCCLVDEDPLYIPITLLCDVYLVTGILAQNIYVQLSCGPYYKNTDYVTSSKIEHLSSGRKVKPVKSIKYNRNVNLKSYPKEGRDFFHSLNFDNLLNLDNFFNEVTEKQKIIENNENTEFYFSSRKGKIENMKLCVVRDELQQWDVLINVYEKTENSYSENIFNSFLYPSASGIANNLGLLENVDTDNNGNNSSNRNDNHSANRSGKRSSNRSANRGGNNYNFGEAEQKLTDQQGYRRRKNEIHNYEEQKGSTNDRRIAYYRLPLKNVLLHNEKLSRCPIWIPLKNIPRNVDSDFNCMYNIFQNGSILINLEKSYDVQLGLNRRKNLIPVSYELRCYIYACRNVISHFNNSPNTFVHVSCSGKMKITSLVLNNSNPVFLQCLKLNVVILTDYSIGLPTIPLIVVTLYEFYNNTFYFIGRCFCNYDIYLRDGQKKYNIDGRGSNYNVVQQITPKWVKLKGSKHIKAMYSSNLWQQYGNDKRMMQEYLYEKQREIHNNSDGNICDGKDGGSYAKGSKGKGYQHNDLLRGERVGDILLYFELVQAKDAIKIPIYPMITEIKKCTLSFFCMSLENLVLIKKQKYLESLVNESTKYNITHPIVLLSVTSYSSYGKKKNELLIKYEKSLKTNTRIQLKNWKNSFNQQSFEMFSIDNLTIDIPLDPIFDPILNVKVYNKKIKQKYFIGETNISLIPYLPWIKNFDEVLYYLQAHDDYSETLNIKSIDSAFNIYKNKNAALVITAISLADCEHAINLKEELKKYENDDDELWNKIPLFKNIEAGERNQIYDKHKAGGDNSDPSYYPRGVGSSACRPYPENGAMQNIGMYNNAMYNYGMQNYGMQNYGLQNYDMPNSGMQSSDMQNNNMQNNNMQNNNMQNNNMQNNNMQNFGIDNYDMQNCGMQNNCIMINNMHKNKMHDPSDYGMVNYSCNYATNNMESFFPNMGGKAANHFYNIGPYNKINNQFYSYYEKRKKDIYNIKYQDTIYKLYDDGVPEAIKSTYNVKNYPYIKILTSKFILNVYIPPRFILYCEGDKLNIEKYVKNAHRVSVDGILENYLDDILIPSIPLKKKCNIFLANSIKENKIEKEGISFGCFDKFPFVEMLGGQIKCFAKIKYRNLVSENIPLSLKHINSQNTFRNTFRGSKKIPLYLKIRVYVLRGLGIYGVNQQYTANPYLIFSLGEKTSNLRNSYKECNMNPDFRCLWESEAIFPEDEILTISVYSAEDGYDKQINDIYIGSTEINLFDRWMSKEWRHMMKRNKVPVEYRPLYNNHLKGQNSVSANNATSTVTAAVTATSAASTANYTNNGIYSGLYSWNNIFSFFDFFAYLMKPAAGTTAGHSFSMYYSKKEHNFWTNHQRNNNGILEMWVEIMDYEQSKKIPIHKMMAPKKMDIEIRIIIWKCIMIANEENINKTFDLTISAELDCITYKGKNALVQTTDVHYNCKTGNAIFNWRIVYPNISHPLNTCFLQLAAYNNNNVGVSEFLGEVNLELSKYIHKASQISNTFELDAELKLRKKNGNEVDTNYNGYIQVTVQFVPQTKANIKPVGLGREEPNRNPYLRTPDSGRDWNDFVYSIGFNDIYKPFWSWLKMFFICLLIILVFVMSFVYPSLLM; encoded by the exons ATGAGAACGATATCTGTGGGTTTCACAATTTACGAAGCGCAGAAGCTAGAAGTGGACGACAAAACTTTGCTGGACCCTTTAGTAGTTGTCCGTTGTTGTAACAAAGAATAT GAGAGTCACATATGGGATAGAATAATATTGTCTGAAATTGAATGGAATGTAGCAAAAATTGAATTTGAAATTCAAAgtgcaaatatatttttgagaAACGATATAATTGGTGTAATTTCATTTGAgcttaaattaattaaaaataaaaaaaatcatgaAATATATGGAACATAtcctatattatataaaaatggaacCGAGATAAGAGGTCAGCTAAGATTAAAAGTGATAGTATGTGATGAAAAAGagtatataacaaataatgaaatattcaaTGATTTAACACAAGGGgataataaatacaataacATATCAGAGAATGATGAAGATTTTTATACAGATTTAACAAAAGCTGTTGTAGAAgagaataatattacattaagAGATAATACAAGTACtagattttattatttatatgttaacatacataaaatagaagatatatatgtagatataaacaaaaagaaatatagagatttatatattacttgtGACTTTAATGGGTGCCATTTAAAATCAAGTCAAGGTAGAAATTGTACTAACTATACATTTAAcgaatgttttaaaataccTATTGCAACTCCAATTTTAGAAGATTCTATAGTGATCAAGATATGGGATTggaattttttaacaaatgaTGAATTACTAGCTATTGGtgttttatcatttaatcaaataaaaaacaaatcaaTTAGTCCTACATGGTTAAATTTATATGGGTTTCATaaagatgaaataaatttagagAATATTTCAAGTTACGAATTATGTAATGATTTTAGTTTATCACTTGAGGGAAATTACTATCTAGGAAGAATATGTATTAGTTCATATGTTGAacgtataaataattttgataatttaaatattgcCATGACACAATGTTGTTTAGTGGATGAAGACCCTTTATACATTCCAATTACACTACTATGTGATGTTTATTTAGTTACTGGTATATTGGCTCAAAACATATATGTTCAGTTGTCTTGTGGTCCCTATTACAAAAATACTGATTATGTTACGTCTAGCAAGATAGAACATTTGTCAAGTGGAAGAAAAGTTAAACCTGTCAAAAGTATTAAGTATAATAGAAATGTAAATCTTAAAAGTTATCCAAAAGAAGGAAGAGATTTTTTCCATTCTCTCAATTTTGATAACCTCTTAAATCTGGACAACTTTTTCAATGAAGTCacagaaaaacaaaaaattattgaaaataatgaaaataccgaattttattttagctCTAGGAAGGGAAAAATAGAGAATATGAAACTGTGTGTTGTAAGGGACGAATTACAACAATGGgatgttttaataaatgtcTATGAGAAGACAGAAAATTCCTACAgtgagaatatttttaatagctTCCTGTACCCTTCTGCTTCCGGTATTGCGAATAATCTTGGCTTGTTGGAAAACGTCGATACAGATAACAATGGGAATAATAGTTCTAATAGGAATGATAACCATAGTGCCAACCGTAGTGGTAAGCGCAGTTCTAATCGGAGTGCTAACCGTGGTGGTAATAATTACAACTTCGGGGAAGCAGAACAGAAACTGACGGACCAGCAGGGGTACAGAAggagaaaaaatgaaatacataattatgaAGAACAGAAGGGAAGCACTAATGATAGAAGAATTGCTTACTATAGGTTACCACTAAAAAATGTTCTTTTACATAATGAGAAATTATCAAGGTGCCCCATTTGGATACctctaaaaaatattccaagGAATGTAGATAGTGATTTtaattgtatgtataatatttttcaaaacggatctatattaattaatttagaaaaatctTATGATGTACAATTAGGAttaaatagaagaaaaaatttaataccTGTTAGTTACGAATTGAGAtgctatatatatgcatgcagAAATGTGATATCccattttaataattcgCCAAATACTTTTGTTCATGTATCTTGTTcaggaaaaatgaaaattacatCATTAGTcttaaataattctaatcctgtatttttacaatgtttaaaattaaatgtagtTATTTTAACTGACTATTCTATTGGTTTACCCACTATACCTCTTATTGTTGTAACGTTGTATGAGTTTTATAATAAcaccttttattttattggtAGATGTTTTTGCAATTATGACATATACTTACGAGATGGTcagaagaaatataatattgatGGTAGAGGATCTAACTATAATGTTGTTCAGCAAATAACACCAAAATGGGTTAAACTAAAAGGaagtaaacatataaaagCTATGTATTCAAGTAATTTATGGCAGCAATATGGGAATGACAAGAGGATGATGCAGGAGTACTTGTATGAGAAGCAAAGGGAGATCCATAATAATAGTGATGGTAATATTTGCGATGGAAAGGATGGTGGAAGCTATGCCAAAGGCAGTAAAGGGAAAGGCTACCAGCACAACGACCTTCTGCGTGGAGAAAGGGTTGGTGATATTTTACTTTACTTTGAGCTAGTACAAGCAAAGGATGCAATAAAAATCCCTATCTATCCTATGAtaacagaaataaaaaaatgcactTTGTCCTTTTTCTGTATGTCGTTAGAAAATTTAgtattgataaaaaaacaaaaatatttagaatcCTTAGTAAATGAATCTACTAAATATAACATTACTCATCCGATTGTCCTATTATCTGTAACATCTTACTCCTCttatggaaaaaagaaaaatgaactccttattaaatatgaaaagtcTTTAAAGACAAATACAAGAATACAATTGAAGAATTGGAAAAATTCTTTCAATCAACAAAGTTTTGAAATGTTTTCCATCGACAATTTAACTATTGATATACCATTAGATCCCATATTTGATCCTATTCTAAATGTTAAAGTGTACAACAAGAAAATTaagcaaaaatatttcataggAGAAACGAACATTTCGTTAATACCTTACTTACCATGGATTAAAAACTTTGATGAAgtcttatattatttacaggCACATGACGATTACTCAGAAActctaaatataaaaagcatCGATAGTGCATTTAACatttataagaataaaaatgcaGCTCTTGTTATTACTGCAATTTCCTTAGCTGATTGTGAACATGccataaatttaaaagaagagctaaaaaaatatgaaaatgatgATGACGAGTTATGGAATAAAATACcgctttttaaaaacatcGAGGCGGGAGAACGTAAtcaaatatatgataaacaCAAAGCGGGAGGAGATAATTCGGACCCTAGTTATTACCCTCGTGGTGTTGGCAGTAGCGCGTGCAGGCCTTACCCGGAAAACGGAGCGATGCAGAACATTGGCATGTACAACAATGCCATGTACAACTATGGAATGCAAAACTATGGAATGCAAAACTATGGATTGCAAAACTATGATATGCCCAATAGTGGAATGCAAAGCAGCGACATGCAAAACAACAACATGCAAAACAACAACATGCAGAACAACAACATGCAGAACAACAACATGCAGAACAACAACATGCAAAACTTTGGAATAGATAACTATGATATGCAAAACTGTGGTATGCAGAACAACTGCATCATGATCAACAACATGCACAAGAACAAGATGCACGATCCGTCCGATTACGGCATGGTAAACTACAGCTGCAACTACGCCACTAATAATATGGAGAGTTTTTTTCCCAACATGGGTGGTAAGGCAGCTAAccatttttataacattggtccatataacaaaattaataatcaGTTTTATTCCTACTAtgaaaagaggaaaaaagatatatataatataaaataccaAGACActatatacaaattatatgaTGATGGAGTTCCTGAAGCTATAAAATCAacatataatgtaaaaaattatccatatataaaaattttgacaAGTAAATTTATTCTAAATGTGTATATTCCTCCAagattcattttatattgtgAAGgagataaattaaatatagaaaaatatgtaaaaaatgctCATCGTGTATCTGTTGATGgaattttagaaaattatcttgatgatatattaataccTTCAatacctttaaaaaaaaagtgtaatatatttttagcaAATAGTATtaaggaaaacaaaatagaaaaagaaggAATTTCTTTTGGTTGTTTTGACAAGTTCCCATTTGTAGAAATGTTAGGAGGacaaataaaatgttttgctaaaataaaatatagaaatcTAGTATCTGAAAATATTCCCTTAAGtctaaaacatataaatagcCAAAATACATTTAGAAATACATTTAGGGGTAGTAAAAAAATACcattatacttaaaaattaGAGTATATGTATTAAGAGGTCTAGGCATCTATGGCGTAAATCAACAATATACAGCCAATCCttacttaatattttctttaggTGAAAAAACCTCCAATTTAAGAAATTCATATAAAGAGTGTAATATGAACCCAGATTTTCGTTGCCTATGGGAAAGTGAAGCAATATTTCCGGAGGACGAAATATTAACTATTAGTGTATATAGTGCTGAAGATGGGTatgataaacaaataaatgatatttatATTGGATCTACAGAAATTAATTTGTTTGATAGGTGGATGAGTAAGGAATGGAGGCACATGATGAAGCGAAATAAAGTACCAGTAGAGTACAGGCCGTTATATAATAACCACTTAAAGGGGCAAAATAGCGTATCCGCCAACAACGCTACTTCTACGGTTACAGCTGCAGTTACTGCTACTTCCGCTGCTAGTACTGCCAATTATACTAATAATGGTATATATAGCGGCTTATATAGTTGGaataacattttttccttttttgatttttttgcATACCTTATGAAACCAGCTGCTGGGACTACTGCTGGACACTCATTCAGCATGTACTACTCCAAAAAAGAACACAATTTTTGGACAAATCACCAGAGGAATAATAATGGTATATTAGAAATGTGGGTAGAAATCATGGATTATGAACAATCGAAAAAAATACCCATACATAAAATGATGGCCCCTAAAAAAATGGACATagaaataagaataataatatggaaATGCATTATGATAGCAAATGAggagaatataaataaaacatttgaCTTAACTATTTCAGCTGAATTAGACTGTATTACATATAAAGGCAAAAATGCCCTTGTACAAACAACTGATGTTcattataattgtaaaacAGGAAATGCTATATTTAATTGGAGAATCGTTTATCCTAATATTAGTCATCCATTAAATACATGTTTTTTACAGCTAGCagcatataataataacaatgttGGGGTTAGTGAATTTTTAGGGGAAGTCAATTTGGAgttatcaaaatatatacataaagcATCACAAATTAGTAATACTTTTGAATTAGATGCtgaattaaaattaagaaaaaaaaatggaaatgaaGTGGATACGAATTATAATGGTTACATACAAGTAACTGTGCAATTTGTTCCTCAAACTAAAGCGAATATAAAACCAGTCGGCTTAGGGAGAGAGGAACCAAATAGAAATCCATACCTTAGGACACCTGATAGTGGAAGAGACTGGAACGATTTCGTATATTCTATTGgctttaatgatatatacaAGCCTTTTTGGAGCTggttaaaaatgtttttcatttgtcTCTTAATAATATTGGTGTTTGTCATGTCGTTTGTTTATCCGTCTTTATTAATGTAG